From Apium graveolens cultivar Ventura chromosome 9, ASM990537v1, whole genome shotgun sequence, the proteins below share one genomic window:
- the LOC141684878 gene encoding uncharacterized protein At2g29880-like — MADSQSAKKRAVYDQWTTHPKDGNLRYETFDDYEDLKNAIGNGFAVGKNAIGLGSSTEARTLEVDEVRDLRIDDLNFYVDSEGFVLEQNGSSPMGSPEVFLRSLSIIGKREQERTYTAWDAIKEIPNIDEDNRLEVLNLLDTKTKKDCFMKMTLEERAKWIHIMMSKHKN, encoded by the exons ATGGCTGATTCGCAAAGTGCCAAAAAGAGAGCCGTTTATGATCAATGGACG ACTCACCCAAAAGATGGCAACTTGCGCTATGAGACATTTGATGATTATGAGGACTTAAAAAATGCTATTGGGAATGGGTTTGCGGTTGGAAAAAATGCTattggattgggtagttctacTGAAGCAAGAACACTAGAAGTTGATGAAGTGAGGGACTTGCGCATTGACGACTTGAATTTTTATGTTGATAGCGAGGGCTTTGTGCTTGAACAAAACGGCTCATCGCCAATGGGTTCTCCTGAAGTTTTTTTAAG GAGTTTATCAATTATTGGAAAAAGGGAACAAGAAAGAACATATACCGCATGGGATGCTATTAAGGAGATTCCAAATATAGATGAAGATAACCGCTTAGAGGTGTTGAACTTGCTCGACACCAAGACAAAAAAAGATTGCTTCATGAAAATGACTCTCGAAGAACGAGCAAAATGGATTCACATCATGATGAGTAAACATAAGAATTAG